A genome region from Nicotiana tabacum cultivar K326 chromosome 13, ASM71507v2, whole genome shotgun sequence includes the following:
- the LOC107824964 gene encoding LOW QUALITY PROTEIN: protein FLOWERING LOCUS T 1 (The sequence of the model RefSeq protein was modified relative to this genomic sequence to represent the inferred CDS: substituted 1 base at 1 genomic stop codon), which translates to MPRIDPLIVGRVVGDVLDPFTRSVDLRVVYNNREVNNACGLKPSQIVTQPRVQIGGDDLRNFYTLVMVDPDAPSPSNPNLREYLHWLVTDIPATTDTSFGNXVICYESPQPSLGIHRFVFVLLRQLGRETVYAPGWRQTFSTRDFVELYNLGLPVAAIYFNCHRESGTGGRRA; encoded by the exons ATGCCAAGAATAGATCCTTTGATAGTTGGTCGTGTGGTAGGAGATGTTTTAGATCCATTCACAAGGTCTGTTGATCTTAGAGTGGTTTACAATAATAGGGAAGTCAACAATGCATGTGGCTTGAAACCTTCTCAAATTGTTACGCAACCTAGGGTTCAAATTGGAGGGGATGATCTTCGCAACTTTTACACTCTG GTTATGGTGGATCCTGATGCTCCAAGCCCAAGCAACCCTAACCTGAGGGAGTATCTACACTG gCTGGTCACAGATATCCCAGCAACTACAGATACGAGCTTTG GAAATTAAGTTATATGCTACGAGAGTCCACAACCATCATTGGGAATTCATCGCTTTGTTTTCGTGTTGCTTCGACAATTGGGTCGCGAAACTGTGTATGCACCAGGTTGGCGTCAGACTTTCAGCACAAGAGACTTTGTAGAACTTTACAATCTTGGTTTGCCTGTTGCTGCTATTTACTTCAATTGCCATAGGGAGAGTGGTACTGGTGGCCGCCGCGCATAA